A genomic stretch from Helianthus annuus cultivar XRQ/B chromosome 1, HanXRQr2.0-SUNRISE, whole genome shotgun sequence includes:
- the LOC110942193 gene encoding protein NPGR2: MKLENEMIRSSESLAVNDYSSDANDYSSQATGENDKKIDTGNIEEAESSLRENGSLNYEEARALLGRYEYQKGNIEAALHVFEGIDLATVIPKMKTSLTQRTEPRKKVSHNYGDPPLSTHAVGLLLEAIYLKSKSLQMLQRYKEAAQSCKVILDIIESSLPEGLPENFGTDCKLQETLNHAIELLPELWKLAGSPQEAVLSFRRALLHHQTLNAETTAKIQKDFAYFLLYNGGEEAVPPNLRSQMDTSFVPKNNIEEAILLLMILLRKVSLQMIKWDPLILDHLSYALSISNGLGALCAQLEELPPGIIDSNERYILLALCYHGQGDDISALHLLKNIYKHDDPQCGPALLLASKICGENLSYFEEGASSAKRAIRALEDNCDEMVGIAYYLLGISISGHCRSAISDLERVEKQAEVIQCLETGGKFTGMNDSRIVYNLSLENAEQRKLDVALSYAKRLVKLEGGSSVKGWILLARILSGQKRFSEGETVINAALEQTGKWDQGELLRTKARLQVAQGEIKNAIQTYTQILAVLQVQGKSFRSQKKNHEIGGKQLKSLEMETWHDLAMVYMKLSQWGDAEACLLKSESIDYYSASRLHITGLLYEAKGLDKEAQKAYELALDMDPGHVASLVSLAVIIRRAGVKPAAAAKSFLTEALRLDRLNSLAWYNLGLFYKEDGPMFMREAANCFEAASILEETEPIEPFR; encoded by the exons ATGAAGCTGGAAAACGAGATGATCCGTTCATCAGAATCACTTGCAGTGAATGATTATTCTTCTGATGCTAACGATTATTCTTCTCAAGCAACGGGTGAAAACGATAAGAAGATAGATACGGGTAACATTGAAGAAGCGGAATCATCTCTTCGTGAAAACGGTTCTTTAAACTATGAG gAAGCAAGAGCATTGTTAGGGAGATACGAATATCAAAAGGGGAACATAGAAGCCGCTCTTCACGTGTTTGAAGGGATAGATTTGGCGACTGTAATTCCAAAGATGAAAACTAGTTTAACCCAAAGAACCGAACCCCGTAAAAAAGTTTCCCATAATTACGGTGATCCGCCATTGTCGACACATGCGGTTGGATTACTCCTCGAAGCAATTTATTTGAAGTCAAAATCATTGCAAATGCTTCAGAGGTATAAAG AAGCTGCTCAATCATGCAAAGTCATTCTCGACATTATCGAATCGTCGTTACCCGAAGGCTTACCCGAAAACTTTGGTACTGATTGTAAGTTGCAAGAAACGTTAAACCACGCAATCGAGTTACTTCCCGAGTTATGGAAACTCGCGGGTTCACCCCAAGAAGCGGTTTTGTCGTTCAGACGAGCCTTACTTCATCACCAAACCCTAAACGCAGAGACAACcgcaaaaattcaaaaagatttcgCCTATTTTCTTCTTTATAACGGAGGTGAAGAAGCCGTCCCCCCTAATTTACGATCCCAAATGGACACTTCGTTCGTACCCAAAAATAACATCGAAGAAGCTATTTTACTTCTAATGATTTTATTAAGAAAAGTTTCGTTACAAATGATCAAGTGGGACCCGTTGATTTTAGATCATCTTTCTTATGCATTATCCATTTCTAATGGACTCGGAGCTTTGTGTGCACAGTTAGAAGAGTTACCTCCGGGTATTATCGACAGTAACGAACGGTATATTCTTTTAGCCCTATGTTATCATGGGCAAGGTGATGATATATCGGCTTTACATTTacttaaaaatatatacaaacacgATGATCCACAGTGTGGGCCCGCATTACTGCTGGCATCTAAAATTTGCGGCGAAAATTTAAGTTATTTTGAAGAGGGTGCAAGTAGCGCTAAACGGGCCATTCGGGCATTGGAAGATAATTGTGACGAGATGGTCGGAATCGCTTATTATTTATTAGGAATTTCAATTTCGGGCCATTGTAGATCGGCAATTAGTGATCTTGAACGAGTCGAGAAACAAGCGGAGGTGATTCAGTGTTTAGAAACTGGTGGGAAATTTACGGGAATGAATGATTCGAGAATCGTATACAATTTGAGTTTGGAAAATGCCGAACAGAGGAAATTGGACGTTGCGCTTAGTTATGCGAAACGTTTGGTTAAATTGGAAGGCGGGTCGAGTGTTAAAGGGTGGATTTTATTGGCTAGAATATTATCGGGCCAGAAACGGTTTTCGGAGGGCGAAACGGTAATTAACGCTGCTTTGGAACAAACCGGGAAATGGGATCAGGGAGAATTGTTGAGAACTAAAGCTCGGCTTCAAGTTGCACAGGGTGAAATAAAGAATGCGATTCAGACGTATACGCAGATTCTTGCGGTTCTTCAAGTTCAGGGTAAAAGTTTCCGATCTCAGAAAAAGAATCACGAg ATTGGTGGAAAACAACTTAAAAGTTTAGAGATGGAAACATGGCATGATCTGGCTATGGTTTATATGAAATTATCACAATGGGGTGATGCCGAGGCGTGTCTTTTGAAATCGGAGAGTATCGATTACTACTCGGCTTCTCGATTGCATATCACCG GTTTACTCTACGAAGCAAAGGGCCTCGATAAAGAAGCTCAAAAGGCTTATGAGCTTGCACTAGACATGGATCCGGGTCATGTGGCGAGTTTAGTTTCATTGGCTGTGATCATCCGACGGGCTGGAGTCAAGCCTGCAGCAGCAGCCAAAAGCTTCTTAACAGAAGCGTTACGGCTAGACAGGCTTAACTCTTTGGCTTGGTACAATCTGGGCTTATTTTACAAAGAAGATGGCCCGATGTTCATGCGGGAAGCTGCCAATTGTTTTGAGGCTGCTAGCATACTTGAGGAAACCGAGCCAATCGAGCCATTTAGATAA